A genomic segment from Candidatus Brocadia sinica JPN1 encodes:
- a CDS encoding P-II family nitrogen regulator, translated as MKKIEAIIRPEKFNIVRDALTELGYPGMTVTEVKGHGSQKGISEVWRGRRYRVDLLSKIKIEITVKDTDVDKIVNTIINESQTGSIGDGKIFVFNVENVYRIRTKESGEAAI; from the coding sequence ATGAAAAAGATCGAGGCTATAATTAGACCGGAGAAATTTAACATCGTCAGGGATGCTTTGACTGAGTTGGGATATCCGGGGATGACTGTTACCGAGGTAAAAGGACATGGTAGCCAAAAAGGTATCAGTGAGGTATGGCGTGGAAGAAGATACCGGGTTGATCTCCTGTCAAAGATCAAAATTGAGATTACCGTTAAGGATACCGACGTGGATAAAATTGTTAATACGATCATTAATGAATCCCAGACAGGAAGCATTGGGGATGGAAAGATATTCGTTTTCAACGTAGAAAACGTATATCGCATCCGCACTAAAGAGTCTGGCGAGGCGGCAATCTAA